In bacterium, a single genomic region encodes these proteins:
- a CDS encoding type II toxin-antitoxin system HicA family toxin, with protein sequence MKSKHRKTLQAIFTEPVRANIPWADIESLLVACGAEISEGRGSRIRIALKGVRAVFHRPHPRKETDKGTVISMRRFLTESEVEL encoded by the coding sequence ATGAAATCAAAACATAGAAAAACTTTACAAGCCATTTTTACAGAGCCAGTCCGTGCTAATATCCCATGGGCTGATATTGAAAGTCTGCTTGTGGCTTGTGGGGCGGAAATCAGTGAAGGGCGAGGCTCACGAATACGTATTGCTCTCAAGGGAGTGCGTGCTGTGTTTCATCGACCACATCCCCGGAAAGAAACAGATAAAGGAACAGTGATTTCCATGCGTCGATTTTTAACCGAATCAGAGGTGGAACTATGA
- a CDS encoding type II toxin-antitoxin system HicB family antitoxin — protein sequence MMEYKGYLGQVEFDSESNIFHGEVINIRDVITFQGKTVEELRKAFEDSIEDYLSFCVERREKPEKPFSGRFTIRLSPEEHRKVILAAEKDRKNIGSWVAEVLSQSARGVGV from the coding sequence ATGATGGAATATAAGGGTTATTTGGGTCAGGTCGAGTTTGATAGTGAATCTAATATTTTTCATGGAGAGGTAATAAACATTCGAGATGTTATCACTTTTCAAGGAAAAACAGTTGAGGAATTGCGTAAGGCATTTGAGGATTCGATTGAGGATTATTTGTCTTTTTGTGTGGAGCGAAGAGAGAAACCTGAAAAACCATTTTCTGGACGGTTCACTATTAGACTATCACCTGAGGAACATCGCAAAGTCATTCTTGCAGCTGAAAAGGATAGAAAAAATATCGGTTCCTGGGTTGCTGAAGTTCTGTCTCAATCTGCAAGAGGAGTTGGGGTCTAA